Genomic window (Streptomyces sp. LX-29):
GATCGGGCACGGAGAGCAGCGGCAGTCCCGAGAGATGCTCCTCCGGCACATCGCACGCTTCGGCGAGCACCGTCAGGTGAGGGGCCAGCGCGGCGGTCAGCCGCTCGACGGTGTCGGGCAGCGCGCGAACCTGCTCGGCGCTCATCAGGCCGTCGGCCAGCAGCTCGCCGGTGCGCGGGGCGACCGCCTCCAGGAGGAACAGCGCGCACAGCTCCCCGAGGACGGCCCGGGTGGGGGAGTGCGTCACCGAGTCGAGCGTCGCGATGAACGCGTCCGCCGCCTGCAGGGTGGCGTGGGCCGTGACCAGCTCCAGTGCCGGGCCCGAGGCGCCGTTCCAGCGGCCCAGGGGCTCGCCGGGTGGCCCGGAGCGCAGCTCCCGGCGGGCCCGCTCGTGCCAGCCCCGCTCGGCGGCCGCGATGAGGTCGCGCAGAAACCCGGGCTCGGTCAGGGACGCGACGCCGCCGGCGGGCACGCCCGCGTCGGCGGGCGGGCGCGGCGTCGGCACGGCCGGCGTGTAGCCGAAGATCATCTCTGCCCCGGCCTTGCACCAGATGGCGAGGTTGTCCCCCTCCGCGGTGATCGCGCCGTCCGCGTTGGCGGGGTACTCCGCCAGGCCGTTGACGGGGAACATGGCGCGGGCGCCGCAGCGCTCCCGGCTCTCCAGGGTGATCTCCCGGGCCCGCCAGGTGATCCAGCCCTTGGCGATGGCGACGAGCCGCTCGACCTCCGCGCGCTCGTCGGGCGCATGGGTGATCCAGCGCTCGGTCACCGCCCGGTGCAGGAAGGTCATGGCGTAGGCGGTGGCGAGCGCCTTCAGCAGCCGGGCGTGGTGGCTGCGGTGGGCGGCCAGCGGGACCCGGTGGCCCGCGGTGGGGCCGGAGATGTGCCGGGTGTGGGCGTAGCGGACGGCGATGGCCAGCGCGGCGCGGCTGCCGCCGAGCGTGCTCGCGCTCATGCACAGCTTGCCCACGGTGACCCGGCCGATGGCGGCGAGGAAACGTTTTCTCGGGCTGCCCACCGAGCTCTCCAAGGAACCGTCGGCCCGCAGCCTGCCGTGCGGGCCCTGCACCAGCGCGCCGCGGTCCAGACGGACCCGGTCGAACGTCGTGACGCAGTGGTCGACCGGGCTGCCGATCCGCTCGGGCAGCTCCCGCACGCGGATCCCGGGCAGCGGAACCCCGTCCCGGTCGGTGAGCGGGGTGAGGAAGAGGAAGACGCCCAGGTCCCGCCCGTCGACGAGCAGCCGGGCGGCCACCACCGCGCTCTTCGGGCCGCCCGCCGGGCCGGTGTTGGGCATGAACTTCTCCGCCCCCTCGTTCGGGGTGTGCAGCACGAAGCCGCCGGTGGCGCGGTCGTAGTCGGCCGTGGTCTGCAGCGCGGCGGCGTCGTTGCCGTGCGCGCGCTCGGTGCACAGGAAGGTGCCGGTGCGCTCCAGCCGCGTATAGGGCGTCAGATCGCGGGACGGTGACTGGTCGTCATCGACCAGACTGCCCAGGAACAGGTTGTAGTGGATCCCGGCGACGGTGGCCAGCGCCCCGTCGACCACCGCGGCCCACTCGTGCATCGCCGCCAACCGCCGTGGGTCGCGCGCCAGCCCCTCGGCGTCGGGCGTCTCCTCGTGGAGCGCGCGGAGCCGGGCGTAGGAGAGCGCGTGGCGCTCCTCGACGGTGAGCCCGGGACGGTACCGGAAGAGCCCCCCCCGGAGACGACCTTGCGCCAGTGCGCGTGCCGGGCCGCGGGGGCGTCCGCGAACAGGGCGGCGGTCAGCGCGCTGTGGTCAACAGGCGCCGGAGCGTACGCAGTAGTATCGACACTCGAAAACATGACCTGCTTAACGATCACGCATCGCTCTGGTCACCCTCCTTCCAGTCAACTAGGCGCGGATGTCCGAAACACCTGACCAGAAGCGGTCGGCGGCGCGTTGGCCGCAGCTGCGGGAACCCGACCGGATGCGCAGTCTGCTCGACGCGGTGATGAGCCTGGGGCGCGGACTCGAACTGCCGCAGGTGCTCCGGGGGATCGTCGAGGCGGCGGTCACCCTCACCAACGCGGAGTACGGCGCGCTCGGCGTCGTCGGCGACGGACAGCGCCTGTCGCAGTTCCTGCCGGTGGGCATGGCCGACGAACTGGTGGCGCGCATCGGGCCCTCCCCGTGCGGGCGGGGCATCCTGGGCGAGCTCATCCACAATCCGGTCCCGCTGCGCCTCACCGACCTCGGCCGGCACCCCCGCAGTTACGGCTTCCCCGAGCACCACCCGCCGATGCGGAGCTTCCTCGGGGTGCCGGTCCGGGTCCGCGACGAGGTCTTCGGCAACCTCTACCTCACCGAGAAGCGCGGCGGCGTCTTCGACGCCGACGACGAGGCGGTGTTGACCACCCTGTCCATCGCCGCGGGCGTGGCCATCGACCACGCCCGCATGTACGAGGAGAGCCGTCGCCGCGAGCGCTGGCTGGAGGCGCTGGGGGAGATCACCCGGACCCTGCTCTCCGGCACCGACGCGGCCCAGGTGCTGCACATGATCGCCGAGTACGCGGCCGAGGTCGCCGGCGCGGACCGCGCCGTCGTGCTGCTCCCGGCGGACCGGGACGCCGGGGCGCGCGGCGCGTTCGGCATGTACGGCGCGTCGACGCCCGGCACGGCACCGGACGCCCCGTCAGAGTCCACCGCCGGCGGGGTGCCCGACCCCGACCTGCTGACGGTGGCGGTGGCGTACGGACAGGGGGCGGAACGCGTCGGGGGGCTGACCCTGCCGGTCGACGGATCGCTGGCCGGCCTGGCGGTGCGCACCGGCGCCCCCGTCTCCAGCCCCCACCTCCGCTCCGACGAGCGGGCCTGTCCGCTGGGCGACGAGGACGCCGAGGAGTCGTGCGGTCCCGTCGTGGCGGTGCCGCTGCGCATCGACACCGGCGGCTGCGGCGCGCTGCGGCTCAACCGGCGCGCCGGGCGGCCCCCGTTCGACGACACCGAGGTGAAGCTGATCTCGGGCTTCGCCGACCAGGCCGCGATCGCCCTGGAGCTGGCCCAGCGGCGCGCCGAGTCGGAGGAACTGGCCGTGCTCCACGACCGCGACCGGATCGCCCGGGACCTCCACGACCTGGCCATCCAACGGCTCTTCGCCACCGGAATGACACTGCAGAGCGCCACCCGGCTCATCGACCGCCCCGAGGCCGCCGAACGCGTCGGCCGCGCCGTCGACGACCTGGACACCACCATCCAGATCATCCGCTCGACCATCTTCGGGCTGCGCACGGCCGGTGTCGGCCCGGGCGGCCCGAGCCTGCGCCACGGCATGGCCGAGGCCGTGCGGAGCGCCGCCCGGACCCTCGGCTTCACCCCGTCCCTGCGCATCGAGGGGCCGGTGGACACCAACGTCCCGCCCGAACTCGCCGAACACGTCCTCGCGGTGGCCGCGGAGGCGCTCAGCAACGCCGCCCGACACGCGCGCGCCCGGCGCGTGGACATCACCCTCACCGTGGGCCGCGACCACGACCGCGACGACGACGGCCGCGGGCCCGGCCACCCGGACGCGGTCACCCTGACCGTCGTCGACGACGGCGTCGGCCTCGGTACCGCCCGGCACACCGGCGGCCTGGCCAACATGCGCGCCCGCGCGGAGCTCCACCACGGCTCCCTGACCGTCGAAACACCCTCGTCCGGCGGCACCCGCATCACCTGGCGGGCACCACTGCCCGGCTGAGCTAGTGCCCGCGCGGGTCGCGGCGGTTCAGGACGCGGCCGGCGATGACGGCGGCCTGGACGCGGCGGCCGACGCCCAGCTTGGCCAGGATGGAGGAGATGCGGTTCTTGACGGTCTTCTCCGCCAGGAACAGCCGGTCGGCTATCTGACGGTTGGTCAGGCCCTCCCCGATGAGCTCCAGGATCTGCCGTTCGCGCGGGGAGAGCCGATCGAGTTCGGAGGGCTCGGGGGTCGCCTCGGGCTGGTGCGGGCCGCGCAGCCGGGCCATCACGCGGGTGGCCGTCCGCGGGTCGAGCATCGACTGTCCGGTGGCCACCGTGCGGACGGCGGTCACCAGGTCGGAGCCGTTGATCTGCTTGAGCACATAGCCGGCGGCCCCCGCCATGATGGCGTCGAACAGGGCCTCGTCGTCATCGAACGACGTCAGCATGAGACAGGCCAGCTCCGGCATCCGCGCCCGCAGCTCCCGGCACACCTCGATGCCCGCGTGGTCGCCGCCCGCGCCGCCCACGCCGCCCACGCCCCCCGCGCCGCCCACGCCGCCCGGCGCCGAGCCCCCCGCGTCCCCGAGTCGTACGTCCAGCACGGCCACGTGGGGGCGGGCCGCCGGCACCCGGGCGAGCGCCTCGTGGGCGCCGGCCGCCTCGCCCACCACTTCGATGTCCTCCTCGGCCTCGAGCAGGTCGCGCACCCCCCGCCGGACCACCTCGTGGTCGTCGAGGATGAAGACCCGGATGGGGGAGGGGGCCGGCACGCCGGCGGGCGGGGTGGGCTGGTCCTGGTGGTGATCCATGAAGATCCATTCTCTCGCGCCCGTCCGCGCCGGCGTCGAGGGGGCCGAACGGCCCTATGGATAGGGCCGGACGGGCCGCTACGGGCGGTGCCATATTGAACGCGGTTCGACCCCCCATCTCCCGATAAGGAGAGCCGCTGACCCATGGACACCGTCAACGACGAGTACCACGCGCTGCTCGCCCGGCATGACGCGATGCGGCTGCGCCGACGGATCCTGTCGTCGCCGTCCGAGACCCGGAAGGCCGTGGAGCCGTATGACGGCGCGGCCGATCAGCGGCTGATCACGCAGTACCTGGGCCTGGTGACCCCGTTCAGCGAGCTGATCACCCACCTCTACGACGCGATGTTCGAACGCCGGCCCTATCTGCGGTCGCTCTTCCCGGAGTCGATGGAGTTCCAGCGGGCCCATCTGGCGCGGATCTTCTGGTACCTGATCGAGAATCTGCACGAGCCGGACGAGGTGGCCGCCACCTTCACCCGGCTCGGCCGCGACCACCGCAAGCTCGGGGTGCGGCCCGTGCACTACGAGACGTTCGAGGCCGCGCTGTGCGAGGCGCTGGCCCGTACGGCGGGCCCGCGGTGGTCCGAGGCGGTGGAGCAGGCGTGGGTGCGGATGCTGCGGTTCGCCGTCGCGGCCATGGTCGAGGGCGCGGACGCCGCGCTCGACGAACCCACCTCCTGGCACGCCACGGTGACCGGGCACGAGCTGCGCCACCCGGACATCGCCGTGCTGCGGGTGCGGACGGGGGAGCCGTACCCGTACCACGCCGGGCAGCACGCGGCCCTGGAGTCGCCGCTGATGCCCCAGGCGTGGCGGCGGTACTCCATCGCCCGCGCCCCGCGGCCGGACGGCGAGCTGGAGTTCCACGTCCGACGGACCGGCCCCGGCGGGGTGAGCGACGCCCTCGTCGGGCACACCCGGGTCGGCGACACCCTGCGCCTCGGGCCCGCCCAGGGCACCATGACGGTGGCGGACGACCTCGCACGGGACCTGCTGCTGGTCGCGGACGGCACCGGTTGGGCCGCCGTCAAGGCGCTCGTGGAGGAGCTGGCCGCACGCCGGACCTTCCACCGCCGCGTGCACCTGTTCGTCGGCGCCCGCGGCCTCGCCGAGCTGTACGAGGCCGAGACGCTCTCCAGCTGGGAGCGCCACCGCCCGTGGCTGCGCGTGGTCACGGTGGTCGGCGAGGGGCCGGGGGCGAGCGCGTACGGCTCGGTGGCCGAGGCCGTGGTGCGCCACGGCGACTGGTCCGAACACCTCGCCTACGTCAGCGGTCCGCCCTCGGCGGTGGGTGCCACCGTGGCGCGCCTGGCGGCGTCCGGCCTGCCCGTCGAACGCATCCGGTACGACCCCCTGCCCGACAGCCTGACCCCGGCCGCCTCCCGTTCGGCGGCGTACGAAGGAGTGGACGCGTGAGCCTCACCCCCGGCGTACCCGCACCCCATGTCATCGTCGTCGGCGGCGGCATCTCGGGGCTCGCCGCGGCGCACCGGCTCACCGGCGCCGGGCTCCGCGTCACACTGCTGGAATCCGCCGGGCGGCTCGGCGGCAAGCTGCACCGGGGCTCCATCGCGGGCGCGCCGGTCGACCTCGGCGCCGAGGCGCTGCTCGCCCGCCGCCCGGAGGCGCTCCAACTGGCGCGGGCGGTCGGGCTCGGCGACCGGCTGCGCACCCCCGCCAGCGCCTCCGCCGCGCTGTGGAGCCGGGGCGCGCTGCGCCCGGTTCCCACCCGTCGGGTGCTGAGCCTGCCGGGGGATCGGGGCCCGGGGGCCTCGGGCGCCGGACCCCGGATCGAGATCAGCGAGGACGTCTCGCTGGGGCACTACGACGCCTACGGCTACTTCGACGGCTACGGCTACGGCTCCGAGGACACGTACGGGGCCGGTGACCCGCACGGATCGGACGGCCCGCACGGGGCGGAGGGCTCGGACGGCGCCTCCGGGACCGAGCCCCCGGACGGGACCGGCGACCCGGACGGCCCCCACGGCTCGGCGGGCGCCGCCGGCCGCCACGCCCCGCGCGCCCGCACCCGCGACGAGGCCCCCGGCGCGGGTGCGGGGCCCCACCTCGCCGGGTCGCCGATCGTCGGCGTCGACGGCGGTGTGGGCAGCCTGCCGGGCGCGGTCGCCGCGGCCGTGCGGGCGGCGGGCGGCGAGATCGTGCTGGACTGCCCCGCCCTCGCGCTGAACCGCACCGCCACCGGCTGGGAGGTGCGCGTCCCGGCGCGGACCCTCGACTGCGACGGGGTGGTCATCGCCGCGCCCGCCTGGGTGGCGGCCACGCTGCTCGCCGCGGAGGCGCCCACCACGGCGGCCGAGCTGTCCAGGGTCGACTACGCCTCGACGGCCGTGGTGACCATGGCCTTCCGCCGCTCCGACCTGGCGGGTCTGAGCGCCTTCGACGGCCGGTCCGGGTTTCTCATCCCGCCCGTGGACCGGGACCTGTGCCGCAGCACCATCAAGGCGGCCACCTTCCTCAGCCACAAGTGGGACTGGGTCTCCCGGCGCGCCCGGGAGCTCTTCGTGCTGCGCACCTCCATCGGCCGGCACGGCGAGGAGGAGCTGCTCTACCTGGACGACGCCGACCTCGTGGGCGCCTCCCTGCGCGACCTGGAGGAGGTGACCGGGCTCGGCGCCCGGCCGGTGGCCACCGAGGTGACCCGCTGGATCGACGGGCTGCCGCAGTACGGCGCCGGGCATCCGGCCCGGGTGACGCGGGTGCGGGACGCGCTCGGCCGGCTCCCGGGGCTGGCGCTGTGCGGAGCGGCGTACGACGGGGTGGACATCACCGACTGCGTCGCCAGCGGGCA
Coding sequences:
- a CDS encoding GAF domain-containing sensor histidine kinase, producing the protein MRSLLDAVMSLGRGLELPQVLRGIVEAAVTLTNAEYGALGVVGDGQRLSQFLPVGMADELVARIGPSPCGRGILGELIHNPVPLRLTDLGRHPRSYGFPEHHPPMRSFLGVPVRVRDEVFGNLYLTEKRGGVFDADDEAVLTTLSIAAGVAIDHARMYEESRRRERWLEALGEITRTLLSGTDAAQVLHMIAEYAAEVAGADRAVVLLPADRDAGARGAFGMYGASTPGTAPDAPSESTAGGVPDPDLLTVAVAYGQGAERVGGLTLPVDGSLAGLAVRTGAPVSSPHLRSDERACPLGDEDAEESCGPVVAVPLRIDTGGCGALRLNRRAGRPPFDDTEVKLISGFADQAAIALELAQRRAESEELAVLHDRDRIARDLHDLAIQRLFATGMTLQSATRLIDRPEAAERVGRAVDDLDTTIQIIRSTIFGLRTAGVGPGGPSLRHGMAEAVRSAARTLGFTPSLRIEGPVDTNVPPELAEHVLAVAAEALSNAARHARARRVDITLTVGRDHDRDDDGRGPGHPDAVTLTVVDDGVGLGTARHTGGLANMRARAELHHGSLTVETPSSGGTRITWRAPLPG
- a CDS encoding FAD-dependent oxidoreductase: MSLTPGVPAPHVIVVGGGISGLAAAHRLTGAGLRVTLLESAGRLGGKLHRGSIAGAPVDLGAEALLARRPEALQLARAVGLGDRLRTPASASAALWSRGALRPVPTRRVLSLPGDRGPGASGAGPRIEISEDVSLGHYDAYGYFDGYGYGSEDTYGAGDPHGSDGPHGAEGSDGASGTEPPDGTGDPDGPHGSAGAAGRHAPRARTRDEAPGAGAGPHLAGSPIVGVDGGVGSLPGAVAAAVRAAGGEIVLDCPALALNRTATGWEVRVPARTLDCDGVVIAAPAWVAATLLAAEAPTTAAELSRVDYASTAVVTMAFRRSDLAGLSAFDGRSGFLIPPVDRDLCRSTIKAATFLSHKWDWVSRRARELFVLRTSIGRHGEEELLYLDDADLVGASLRDLEEVTGLGARPVATEVTRWIDGLPQYGAGHPARVTRVRDALGRLPGLALCGAAYDGVDITDCVASGQRAADELIGAA
- a CDS encoding globin domain-containing protein, coding for MDTVNDEYHALLARHDAMRLRRRILSSPSETRKAVEPYDGAADQRLITQYLGLVTPFSELITHLYDAMFERRPYLRSLFPESMEFQRAHLARIFWYLIENLHEPDEVAATFTRLGRDHRKLGVRPVHYETFEAALCEALARTAGPRWSEAVEQAWVRMLRFAVAAMVEGADAALDEPTSWHATVTGHELRHPDIAVLRVRTGEPYPYHAGQHAALESPLMPQAWRRYSIARAPRPDGELEFHVRRTGPGGVSDALVGHTRVGDTLRLGPAQGTMTVADDLARDLLLVADGTGWAAVKALVEELAARRTFHRRVHLFVGARGLAELYEAETLSSWERHRPWLRVVTVVGEGPGASAYGSVAEAVVRHGDWSEHLAYVSGPPSAVGATVARLAASGLPVERIRYDPLPDSLTPAASRSAAYEGVDA
- a CDS encoding acyl-CoA dehydrogenase, whose protein sequence is MHEWAAVVDGALATVAGIHYNLFLGSLVDDDQSPSRDLTPYTRLERTGTFLCTERAHGNDAAALQTTADYDRATGGFVLHTPNEGAEKFMPNTGPAGGPKSAVVAARLLVDGRDLGVFLFLTPLTDRDGVPLPGIRVRELPERIGSPVDHCVTTFDRVRLDRGALVQGPHGRLRADGSLESSVGSPRKRFLAAIGRVTVGKLCMSASTLGGSRAALAIAVRYAHTRHISGPTAGHRVPLAAHRSHHARLLKALATAYAMTFLHRAVTERWITHAPDERAEVERLVAIAKGWITWRAREITLESRERCGARAMFPVNGLAEYPANADGAITAEGDNLAIWCKAGAEMIFGYTPAVPTPRPPADAGVPAGGVASLTEPGFLRDLIAAAERGWHERARRELRSGPPGEPLGRWNGASGPALELVTAHATLQAADAFIATLDSVTHSPTRAVLGELCALFLLEAVAPRTGELLADGLMSAEQVRALPDTVERLTAALAPHLTVLAEACDVPEEHLSGLPLLSVPDPVTRRTG
- a CDS encoding response regulator transcription factor, encoding MDHHQDQPTPPAGVPAPSPIRVFILDDHEVVRRGVRDLLEAEEDIEVVGEAAGAHEALARVPAARPHVAVLDVRLGDAGGSAPGGVGGAGGVGGVGGAGGDHAGIEVCRELRARMPELACLMLTSFDDDEALFDAIMAGAAGYVLKQINGSDLVTAVRTVATGQSMLDPRTATRVMARLRGPHQPEATPEPSELDRLSPRERQILELIGEGLTNRQIADRLFLAEKTVKNRISSILAKLGVGRRVQAAVIAGRVLNRRDPRGH